From one Candidatus Deferrimicrobiaceae bacterium genomic stretch:
- a CDS encoding DUF86 domain-containing protein — MIDRELVTRKVLLIGRDLEELRKLVSGGLGEYLADPYKEVLAERFLERTITRMIDVNYHLITGSDRPPPRDYYESFTELGKMGILEPVFASKIASSAGLRNRIVHEYDDIDPAKVFEATQAALSDLPVYLKAILSFAG; from the coding sequence ATGATCGACCGGGAGCTCGTCACGCGCAAGGTCCTCCTCATCGGAAGGGACCTCGAGGAGCTCCGGAAGCTCGTCTCCGGCGGACTGGGGGAATACCTGGCCGACCCCTACAAGGAGGTCCTGGCCGAGCGCTTCCTCGAGCGGACGATCACGCGGATGATCGACGTCAACTACCACCTCATCACGGGATCCGACCGTCCTCCTCCCCGGGACTATTACGAAAGCTTCACCGAGCTCGGGAAGATGGGGATCCTCGAGCCCGTCTTCGCCTCCAAGATCGCCTCCTCGGCGGGCCTGCGCAACCGCATCGTCCACGAGTACGACGACATCGATCCCGCCAAGGTATTCGAGGCGACCCAGGCCGCTCTCTCCGACCTTCCTGTTTACCTCAAGGCGATCCTCTCCTTCGCCGGGTGA
- a CDS encoding nucleotidyltransferase domain-containing protein yields MKITADIRDAVSPVARRHGIALVLLFGSFAAGHPRENSDVDIAVRFRDREVSLRRLLDVQEELAGIFPGREIDAVSLERADPLFMKKIAERFLVLFEEPGEADAFLRLAFKRYQDHGKYLAMERDFARRYVEKIAL; encoded by the coding sequence ATGAAGATCACCGCCGACATCCGGGACGCCGTGTCCCCCGTCGCACGGAGGCACGGAATCGCCCTCGTCCTTCTGTTCGGCTCCTTCGCGGCTGGCCATCCGCGGGAGAACAGCGACGTCGACATTGCGGTCCGGTTCCGTGACCGGGAGGTGAGCCTGCGCCGGCTGCTGGATGTCCAGGAGGAACTCGCGGGCATCTTCCCCGGCCGGGAAATCGACGCGGTTTCCCTCGAGCGGGCCGACCCGCTTTTCATGAAGAAGATCGCCGAGCGCTTCCTGGTTCTCTTTGAGGAGCCCGGGGAGGCCGACGCGTTCCTGCGCCTGGCCTTCAAGCGGTACCAGGACCACGGGAAATACCTCGCAATGGAACGCGACTTCGCACGTCGCTACGTCGAAAAGATCGCCCTATGA